The following are encoded in a window of Haladaptatus sp. R4 genomic DNA:
- a CDS encoding amidohydrolase, with protein MRLIDTHVHAWGADSEQRPWYEPVLPPGWSGEYTHEDLIVDMNRVGIDESVIVTTPLYGRGRGANDYTLESIAAHPDRLHGVGLVDFFADDVRDRLRAVLDHDGMLGVRMHAALEYDDAPTELDRTGDWILDDALAPVWEEMATLDGCVFVFPKAQQLGLVGRLAAAHPDVAFVVDHMAWPDGTTTPDSEPWSDFRDLATFDNVYVKVSSLPRSSIEGWPYRDLWGYVRNLVEWFGADRLMLGSDYPWMDDWATYDQCLDWVAEARFLSPRDQRYLRARTFTELFDA; from the coding sequence ATGCGACTGATCGACACGCACGTCCACGCGTGGGGAGCGGACTCCGAGCAACGGCCGTGGTACGAACCCGTTCTCCCGCCCGGATGGTCCGGGGAGTACACCCACGAGGACCTCATCGTGGACATGAACCGCGTCGGCATCGACGAGAGCGTCATCGTCACCACGCCGCTGTACGGCCGGGGACGCGGCGCGAACGATTACACCCTCGAAAGCATCGCGGCCCATCCGGACCGTCTCCACGGCGTCGGCCTCGTTGACTTCTTCGCAGACGACGTTCGTGACCGTCTCAGGGCGGTGCTGGACCACGACGGTATGCTCGGCGTCCGAATGCACGCAGCGTTGGAGTACGACGACGCCCCCACGGAACTCGACCGTACCGGCGACTGGATCCTCGACGACGCGCTCGCGCCGGTGTGGGAGGAGATGGCGACGCTCGATGGGTGTGTGTTCGTGTTCCCGAAAGCACAGCAACTCGGACTCGTCGGGCGACTCGCGGCGGCACATCCCGACGTCGCATTCGTCGTGGACCACATGGCGTGGCCGGACGGGACGACGACCCCCGATTCGGAACCGTGGAGCGACTTCCGCGACCTCGCGACGTTCGACAACGTCTACGTGAAGGTGAGTTCGTTGCCCCGTTCGTCCATCGAAGGGTGGCCGTATCGCGACCTCTGGGGGTACGTTCGAAACCTCGTCGAGTGGTTCGGCGCGGACCGCCTGATGCTCGGTTCGGACTACCCGTGGATGGACGACTGGGCGACGTACGACCAGTGTCTCGATTGGGTCGCGGAAGCCAGATTCCTCTCGCCCCGGGACCAGCGCTACCTCAGGGCGCGGACGTTCACCGAACTCTTCGACGCGTAA
- a CDS encoding glycoside hydrolase family 2 protein: MDDSVPRPEYPRPQRRRERWRNLNGEWEFEIDGGASGRARGLPEADSLAETITVPFAPESELSGVEHTDFMDAVWYRRAIEVPERFLDGRLFLRFGAVDYETEVWVNGTSVGTHRGGYTPFAFDVTDAVEPGTNVVTVCAEDDVRSTLQPAGKQSQEYASSGVKYTRVTGIWQTVWLEPVPETYVESLRFQPDPENDTLHADVELAGTVRAGTLTATATFDDRVVGETTVRTDGTYAAISLPLDETHVWTPDDPNLYDLTVKLVVDGETTDVVESYFGLRSVTLGENRVYLNGEPVFQRLVLDQGYYPDGIYTAPSDEALRSDIERAQELGFDGARLHEKVFEPRFLYHADRLGYLVWDEHANWGMDHGRPETLGPFLQEWLGVVRRDYNHPALVGWTPFNETQSHQNDDLLRTVYRVTKRLDPTRPVIDTSGWYHVETDLVDAHDYEQDPETFRETYGEIDGPVEPTGHSHTEWSDDLSYVSEYGGIWWNPQAEDGWGYGDRPEDESEFFERYRGLTETLLENEAMWAFCYTQLYDVEQETNGLYTYDREPKFDAERLREINEQVAAFERTS; this comes from the coding sequence ATGGACGATTCCGTACCACGACCGGAGTATCCGCGGCCCCAGCGGCGACGCGAGCGGTGGCGCAATCTGAACGGCGAATGGGAGTTCGAAATCGACGGCGGAGCGAGCGGCCGCGCCCGCGGACTCCCCGAAGCGGACTCGCTGGCGGAGACGATTACAGTACCGTTCGCGCCGGAAAGCGAACTGTCCGGCGTCGAACACACGGATTTCATGGACGCCGTGTGGTATCGACGGGCAATCGAGGTTCCGGAACGGTTTCTCGACGGACGATTGTTCCTGCGGTTCGGTGCGGTCGATTACGAGACGGAAGTCTGGGTCAACGGGACGTCCGTCGGGACGCATCGCGGCGGTTACACCCCCTTCGCTTTCGACGTCACCGATGCCGTCGAACCGGGAACGAACGTCGTGACGGTCTGTGCGGAGGACGACGTCCGTTCGACGCTCCAACCCGCCGGAAAGCAGAGTCAGGAGTACGCCTCCAGCGGCGTGAAGTACACGCGAGTGACGGGTATCTGGCAAACGGTGTGGCTGGAACCGGTTCCGGAGACGTACGTGGAGAGTCTTCGATTCCAACCCGACCCCGAGAACGACACGTTGCACGCCGACGTCGAGTTGGCGGGGACGGTTCGGGCGGGGACGCTCACCGCCACCGCCACGTTCGACGACCGCGTCGTGGGCGAAACGACCGTGAGAACCGACGGTACATACGCCGCGATTTCGCTACCGCTCGACGAGACGCACGTCTGGACGCCCGACGATCCGAACCTCTACGATCTGACGGTAAAACTCGTCGTGGACGGTGAGACCACCGACGTCGTGGAGAGTTATTTCGGCCTCCGGTCGGTGACGCTCGGGGAAAACCGCGTGTACCTCAACGGCGAACCGGTGTTCCAGCGACTGGTGCTCGACCAGGGCTACTACCCGGACGGGATTTACACCGCCCCGTCCGACGAGGCGCTCCGGAGCGATATCGAACGCGCGCAGGAACTCGGATTCGACGGCGCTCGTCTCCACGAGAAGGTGTTCGAACCGCGCTTCCTCTACCACGCGGACCGGTTGGGATACCTCGTCTGGGACGAACACGCGAACTGGGGGATGGACCACGGCCGTCCCGAAACGCTGGGACCGTTCCTCCAGGAGTGGTTGGGAGTCGTTCGACGCGACTACAACCACCCGGCGCTCGTCGGGTGGACGCCGTTCAACGAAACGCAATCCCACCAGAACGACGACCTCCTGCGGACGGTGTACCGTGTCACGAAGCGGTTGGACCCGACGAGACCGGTCATCGACACCAGCGGGTGGTATCACGTCGAAACCGACCTCGTGGACGCCCACGACTACGAACAGGACCCGGAGACCTTTCGCGAAACTTACGGCGAGATCGACGGCCCGGTCGAACCGACCGGCCACAGCCACACCGAGTGGAGCGACGATCTGAGTTACGTGAGCGAGTACGGCGGCATCTGGTGGAACCCGCAGGCCGAGGACGGGTGGGGATACGGCGACCGCCCCGAGGACGAATCCGAGTTCTTCGAACGCTACCGAGGCCTGACCGAGACGTTGCTCGAAAACGAGGCGATGTGGGCGTTCTGCTACACGCAACTCTACGACGTCGAACAGGAAACCAACGGACTGTACACCTACGACCGCGAACCCAAGTTCGACGCCGAGCGACTCCGCGAAATCAACGAGCAGGTCGCGGCCTTCGAACGCACCTCGTGA
- a CDS encoding IclR family transcriptional regulator — MGIESSTKIKSTATAFGIVEYLKELEGATLSEVVDHFEMPTSTVHDHLQTLTELGYVLNDDGTYRIGTKFLELGGYARINSRIFQVSESELQNLAVETGEHANLMVEENGMGVFLMKQKGSEAIKIDTYEGMRVYLHTTAMGKAILAFMDDSRREDVLAQHGLPRVTEHSIGNRDVLEDELDAIRERGYATDDEERLNGIRCIAAPVMTDSGRVAGAVSISAPKNRMQGTVYEETFPKKILGTANIIEVNMRHM, encoded by the coding sequence ATGGGCATCGAATCAAGCACGAAAATCAAATCGACCGCGACCGCGTTCGGCATCGTCGAGTACCTCAAGGAGTTGGAAGGCGCGACCCTGAGCGAGGTCGTGGATCACTTCGAGATGCCGACGAGTACCGTTCACGACCACCTTCAGACGCTGACCGAACTCGGATACGTACTGAACGACGACGGCACCTACAGGATCGGAACGAAGTTCCTCGAACTGGGTGGATACGCGCGAATCAATTCGCGCATCTTTCAGGTTTCGGAGTCGGAGTTGCAGAACTTGGCGGTCGAGACGGGCGAGCACGCCAATCTGATGGTCGAGGAGAACGGGATGGGCGTCTTCCTGATGAAGCAGAAAGGGAGCGAGGCGATCAAAATCGATACGTACGAAGGGATGCGCGTGTACCTCCACACGACCGCGATGGGAAAGGCGATACTGGCGTTCATGGACGACTCCCGGCGTGAAGACGTCCTCGCCCAGCACGGCCTTCCGCGAGTCACCGAGCACTCCATCGGGAATCGGGACGTCCTCGAAGACGAACTCGACGCGATTCGAGAACGGGGATACGCGACGGACGACGAGGAACGACTCAACGGGATTCGATGCATCGCAGCGCCGGTGATGACCGACTCGGGGCGGGTCGCCGGAGCGGTCAGCATCTCGGCACCGAAAAACAGGATGCAGGGAACCGTGTACGAGGAGACGTTTCCGAAGAAAATCCTCGGGACGGCCAACATCATCGAGGTGAACATGAGACACATGTGA
- a CDS encoding extracellular solute-binding protein, which yields MPSTEGANSALTRRQLLGGVGLAGTVGLSGCNSRSVILGNSADTSGTTIQFWTLFSGGDGATMKSIVDRFNDEQPIGNVRIDRQRIPWDDYYTKLYTALVADKGPDIAIMHQALMGRFQRMLVPYNPYLSDSTSDKYVPTLWERMRFDGDQLSLPLDAHPIGIYYNRSLFEKAGLDPDSPPTNFEEFEHVCDTITKKTDAHAFAPTPYLDPIGMLRTFIAFDEQRGGHLFTDGLSSVTFDDDAGMGTAQLFGDITGKYGWDIPNASENRADIAFQDNGLAMTMNGTWYAAVLESLDGFDWDMFKPFVAPEKKRNVTQSGSHTVTLPRNPHRDERKTRVAVKAAEWITQKNPVWGTRAGHLPAAKDALHSKALRNSPLWPKSLSKFFQMANNDRLAYLPRTPFNVNNSSTWSFFPDIYAHNVSPKAGMQRGANSIQRLINDVD from the coding sequence ATGCCATCCACAGAGGGAGCGAACAGTGCGTTAACAAGACGACAACTCCTCGGAGGCGTCGGCTTGGCTGGTACCGTCGGACTGTCCGGGTGTAATTCACGGAGTGTGATCCTGGGAAACTCGGCCGACACGTCCGGGACGACGATCCAGTTTTGGACGCTATTCAGCGGCGGCGACGGAGCGACGATGAAGTCGATCGTGGACCGGTTCAACGACGAGCAACCGATCGGAAACGTCCGAATCGACCGTCAACGAATCCCGTGGGACGACTACTACACGAAGTTGTACACCGCGCTGGTCGCGGACAAGGGACCGGACATCGCCATCATGCATCAAGCGTTGATGGGTCGGTTTCAACGGATGCTCGTCCCCTACAACCCGTATCTGAGCGATTCCACGTCGGACAAGTACGTTCCGACGCTGTGGGAGCGAATGCGCTTCGACGGCGATCAGTTGTCGCTCCCGCTCGACGCACACCCGATCGGAATCTACTACAACCGGTCGCTCTTCGAGAAGGCCGGTCTCGATCCGGACTCGCCGCCGACGAACTTCGAGGAGTTCGAGCACGTCTGCGATACGATCACGAAGAAAACGGACGCACACGCGTTCGCTCCCACCCCGTACCTGGACCCGATAGGGATGCTTCGGACGTTTATCGCCTTCGACGAACAGCGCGGCGGTCACCTCTTCACCGACGGCCTCTCCTCGGTGACGTTCGACGACGACGCTGGGATGGGAACCGCCCAGTTGTTCGGCGACATAACCGGGAAGTACGGTTGGGACATCCCGAACGCCTCGGAGAACAGGGCCGATATCGCGTTTCAGGATAACGGGTTGGCGATGACGATGAACGGGACGTGGTACGCGGCGGTTTTGGAGTCGCTCGACGGGTTCGATTGGGACATGTTCAAGCCGTTCGTGGCACCCGAGAAGAAACGGAACGTCACCCAATCCGGTAGTCACACGGTTACCCTGCCTCGAAATCCACACCGGGACGAGCGGAAGACGCGCGTCGCGGTGAAGGCCGCCGAGTGGATAACGCAGAAAAACCCCGTGTGGGGAACCCGGGCCGGGCATCTACCGGCCGCGAAGGACGCGTTGCACTCGAAGGCGTTACGGAACTCGCCGCTGTGGCCGAAATCGCTCTCCAAGTTCTTCCAGATGGCGAACAACGACCGGTTGGCCTACCTCCCACGGACGCCGTTCAACGTCAACAACTCCTCGACGTGGAGTTTCTTCCCGGACATCTACGCGCACAACGTGTCACCGAAGGCGGGAATGCAACGCGGAGCGAACTCGATTCAACGGTTGATCAACGATGTCGATTAA
- a CDS encoding carbohydrate ABC transporter permease, which yields MSNSNVGRTSRIGSTITVRTIAVHVGLYGVAFLFLLPYIYMLSLSLQPESIAISSTPHLIPPKVTFANYTALLDGSLIVPWVINTFIVATVATVLVLIVDSMIAFSLTRLDWPGQSILLSIIVASFLVPFYVNLVPLFTIVADLGLVSSLLGVILPAVANPLGVFLLYQFFRDIPDEYDEAARLDGFSNFQIYAHIILPISKPILSALAIFVFVFNWNQFVWPVVVLQSQSSFTLPLGLVVLRDTFTFQPGLTMASGVIAALPLFILFLLLQDRIIEAVQFQGATG from the coding sequence ATGAGCAACTCGAACGTCGGCCGGACGAGTCGTATCGGATCCACCATCACGGTGCGTACCATCGCGGTCCACGTCGGGTTGTACGGGGTCGCGTTCCTCTTCCTGCTCCCGTACATCTACATGCTGTCGCTGTCCCTCCAACCGGAGAGCATCGCCATCAGTTCGACGCCCCATCTCATCCCGCCGAAGGTCACCTTCGCGAACTACACGGCCCTGCTCGACGGGTCGCTGATCGTTCCGTGGGTGATCAACACGTTCATCGTCGCAACCGTGGCGACGGTGCTCGTCCTCATCGTCGATTCGATGATCGCGTTCTCGCTCACGCGGTTGGACTGGCCGGGACAGTCGATACTGCTGAGCATCATCGTCGCCAGTTTCCTCGTCCCGTTCTACGTGAACCTGGTGCCGCTGTTCACCATCGTCGCGGACTTGGGGCTGGTCAGTAGCCTCCTCGGCGTAATTCTTCCCGCGGTGGCGAACCCGCTCGGGGTCTTCCTGCTCTATCAGTTCTTCCGGGACATCCCCGACGAGTACGACGAGGCCGCCCGATTAGACGGCTTCTCCAACTTCCAGATCTACGCCCACATCATCCTCCCGATTTCCAAGCCGATACTGTCCGCGCTGGCAATCTTCGTCTTCGTGTTCAACTGGAACCAGTTCGTCTGGCCGGTGGTGGTGCTTCAGAGCCAGAGTTCGTTCACGCTCCCGCTCGGACTGGTGGTGCTTCGGGACACCTTCACGTTCCAACCGGGACTCACCATGGCTTCCGGCGTCATCGCCGCGCTCCCGCTGTTCATCCTGTTCCTGTTGTTGCAGGACAGGATCATCGAGGCGGTGCAGTTTCAGGGGGCGACCGGATGA
- a CDS encoding ABC transporter ATP-binding protein, with translation MSGIHLEDVGKRYGGDIVAVDGFDLTIQDGEFITIVGPSGSGKSTILRMIAGLESITDGTISIGDRRINDVPPQDRDIAMVFQNYALYPHMTVEQNISYGLKLNSDKSDEEIQRRVQEATEMMGIADQLDKKPSELSGGQQQGSRPVAPSSATRTAFLMDEPLSNLDAKLRTHMRTELQRIQEELETTTVYVTHDQEEAMTMSDRVVILNHGELQQVGTPRDVFTRPKNTFVAEFIGSPSMNFFDVRLQDSTLVGHDIEYSVSRSFAERIVDRSTNDDLILGIRPEHMAFAQTDDDNGIDAVLEVREPVGDDNYLYLRSGETEFTMRVLGEVDYEEGDRLRVSFDESDLHVFDRATGENVFVGRNAVRTTPTGTTKQDA, from the coding sequence ATGAGCGGGATACATCTCGAAGACGTGGGTAAACGGTACGGAGGCGATATCGTCGCGGTAGACGGATTCGATCTCACCATTCAGGACGGCGAGTTCATCACTATCGTCGGCCCGTCGGGGTCCGGCAAGTCGACCATCCTTCGGATGATAGCCGGATTGGAGTCCATTACGGACGGTACCATCTCCATCGGCGACCGTCGGATCAACGACGTACCGCCGCAGGACCGCGACATCGCGATGGTGTTCCAGAACTACGCGTTGTACCCGCACATGACTGTCGAGCAGAATATCTCCTACGGATTAAAACTCAACTCGGACAAGTCCGACGAGGAGATTCAGCGGCGGGTGCAGGAAGCCACCGAGATGATGGGAATCGCGGACCAGTTGGACAAGAAACCGAGCGAACTCTCCGGCGGCCAACAACAGGGGTCGCGACCGGTCGCGCCATCGTCCGCGACCCGGACGGCGTTCCTGATGGACGAACCGCTGTCGAACCTCGACGCGAAACTCCGGACGCACATGCGCACCGAACTCCAGCGGATTCAGGAGGAGTTGGAGACGACCACGGTGTACGTCACCCACGACCAGGAGGAAGCGATGACCATGAGCGACAGGGTCGTCATCCTGAATCACGGGGAGTTACAACAGGTCGGCACGCCGAGGGACGTGTTCACCCGGCCGAAGAACACGTTCGTCGCCGAATTCATCGGCAGTCCGTCGATGAACTTCTTCGACGTTCGGTTGCAGGATTCGACCCTGGTCGGGCACGATATCGAGTACTCGGTTTCGCGGTCGTTCGCCGAACGAATCGTGGACCGAAGTACGAACGACGACCTGATTCTCGGTATCCGCCCCGAGCACATGGCGTTCGCCCAAACCGACGACGACAACGGAATCGATGCCGTCCTCGAAGTGCGGGAACCGGTCGGGGACGACAACTATCTCTACCTGCGAAGCGGCGAGACGGAGTTCACGATGCGCGTTCTGGGCGAAGTCGACTACGAGGAGGGCGACAGGCTCCGTGTATCCTTCGACGAGTCGGACCTGCACGTCTTCGACAGGGCGACCGGTGAGAACGTCTTCGTCGGACGGAACGCCGTCCGCACTACCCCCACGGGAACCACGAAACAGGACGCGTAG
- a CDS encoding fumarylacetoacetate hydrolase family protein — protein MRYYRLPSGERAATDILVAMDDEGTAYDLTSASPDLGSFRALARAANASDESIDTIARRRIDEADRIEDAALADALQPVVAEEVWAAGVTYRISEEARKAESGKPEVYIDVYDSDRPELFMKATPSRTVGPSEAIGVRGDSGWDVPEPELGVVLHRGEIVGYTIGNDVSSRDIEGKNPLYLPQAKVYDRCCSLGPCVATEETIGDPHDLEMSLTIERDGEIMYEDSTSTGEMATTCEELVSYLERHNTLPETLVLLTGTALVPPESFTLTEGDEVTIDIDHIGRLVNGTVSV, from the coding sequence ATGCGCTATTACCGACTCCCCAGCGGAGAGCGTGCAGCGACAGATATCCTCGTCGCGATGGACGACGAAGGAACCGCCTACGACCTTACGTCGGCCTCGCCAGACCTCGGTTCGTTCCGGGCGCTGGCCCGCGCCGCGAATGCGAGCGACGAATCCATCGACACCATCGCCCGCAGACGCATCGACGAGGCCGACCGCATCGAGGACGCCGCCCTCGCGGATGCGCTTCAACCGGTCGTCGCCGAGGAGGTGTGGGCGGCGGGCGTCACGTACCGAATCAGCGAGGAGGCGCGCAAAGCCGAGAGCGGCAAGCCCGAAGTGTACATCGACGTCTACGACAGCGACCGACCGGAACTGTTCATGAAGGCCACACCGTCACGAACCGTCGGCCCCTCGGAAGCCATCGGGGTGCGCGGCGATTCGGGGTGGGACGTCCCGGAACCCGAACTCGGCGTCGTCCTCCACCGCGGAGAGATAGTCGGCTACACCATCGGAAACGACGTCTCCAGCCGCGACATCGAAGGGAAGAACCCGCTGTATCTCCCGCAGGCGAAGGTGTACGACCGCTGTTGTTCACTCGGTCCCTGCGTCGCAACCGAGGAAACGATCGGCGATCCACACGACCTCGAAATGTCGCTGACGATCGAACGCGACGGCGAGATCATGTACGAAGACTCGACGTCGACGGGAGAGATGGCGACCACCTGCGAGGAACTCGTCTCGTATCTCGAACGGCACAACACGCTCCCCGAAACGCTGGTTCTGCTCACCGGGACCGCACTCGTGCCGCCGGAATCGTTCACCCTCACCGAGGGTGACGAGGTTACCATCGACATCGACCACATCGGTCGACTCGTGAACGGTACCGTCAGCGTTTGA
- a CDS encoding Gfo/Idh/MocA family protein, with translation MVYRAGIIGAGGIAGMGILGMHDEADIGRKKFRASHAGGYNETDGIELVAVADVDEEKLDRFGEAWDIPERGRYVGHDAMLENEELDVVSVCTPSYLHRDHVVAAAESDADPEVIWCEKPIAASVAEAEAMTEVCEETDTELVVNHSFRFTEKVQELRSAIEEGIVGETKSIAATFRRELMRNSTHVLDLLVYLLDARAATVSGYINGENDAVDALGGTREVTDSGGGGHVLLDDGTFATVDCTVAREISSMSLQFVGTEGKLYINNDDGEWRYWTLEDGTHVERPIPGVSGAWSWDEDYRRAFPNAASHIVDVLNGDAENHSPGTDATRSLEIIVGFYISDYTESHVDLPLDTPLKDVRITSW, from the coding sequence ATGGTCTACAGAGCTGGTATCATCGGCGCTGGTGGTATCGCGGGGATGGGAATCCTCGGAATGCACGACGAAGCGGATATCGGTCGGAAGAAGTTTCGAGCGAGCCACGCGGGAGGGTACAACGAAACCGACGGTATCGAACTCGTCGCGGTCGCGGACGTGGACGAGGAAAAACTCGACCGGTTCGGAGAAGCGTGGGACATCCCCGAACGGGGGCGCTACGTGGGCCACGACGCGATGCTCGAAAACGAGGAGTTGGACGTCGTTTCGGTTTGCACGCCCTCGTACCTCCATCGTGACCACGTCGTCGCAGCGGCGGAGTCCGACGCGGACCCGGAGGTTATCTGGTGTGAGAAACCCATCGCCGCGAGCGTGGCCGAAGCGGAAGCGATGACGGAGGTCTGTGAGGAAACCGACACCGAACTCGTCGTCAACCACTCGTTCCGGTTCACCGAGAAGGTCCAAGAGCTACGAAGCGCAATCGAGGAGGGTATCGTCGGGGAGACGAAGTCCATCGCGGCGACCTTCCGACGCGAGTTGATGCGAAACTCGACCCACGTCCTCGACCTGCTCGTCTATCTGCTCGACGCCAGAGCGGCCACTGTCAGCGGCTACATCAACGGGGAGAACGACGCCGTCGATGCGCTCGGCGGGACGCGGGAGGTAACCGACTCCGGCGGCGGCGGTCACGTGCTCCTCGACGACGGCACGTTCGCCACCGTCGATTGCACCGTCGCTCGCGAGATATCGTCGATGAGTCTCCAGTTCGTCGGCACGGAGGGGAAACTGTACATCAACAACGACGACGGCGAGTGGCGCTACTGGACCCTCGAAGACGGAACCCACGTGGAACGGCCGATTCCCGGCGTGTCAGGAGCGTGGTCGTGGGACGAGGATTATCGTCGAGCGTTCCCGAACGCTGCGAGCCACATCGTCGACGTGCTGAACGGGGACGCGGAGAACCACTCCCCCGGCACGGACGCGACGCGGTCGCTCGAAATCATCGTGGGATTCTACATCTCGGACTACACGGAAAGTCACGTGGACCTGCCGCTCGATACGCCGCTCAAGGACGTGCGGATCACGTCGTGGTGA